One window of Mangrovibacterium diazotrophicum genomic DNA carries:
- a CDS encoding amidophosphoribosyltransferase — protein sequence MKHFSIEPNRYLNQSVDGFHHANFYGCKHPDNPNFLYKLKNDPHHNWSQVQVASAKRQLEAILTVDLPVMLNSLGRSLITVCVVPRAKTENSYRPDQLLFRAAVQNVIKNLIGFEDGTNFIHRNKNTKTTHLRLPVKGMTNDGALPYPGITHDTCSISNSVLGKDILLIDDIYTKTINIDEDAIQALLNAGAHSVTFYAIAYTVSKY from the coding sequence ATGAAGCATTTCTCCATTGAACCTAATCGCTACTTAAATCAATCTGTTGATGGGTTTCATCATGCCAATTTTTACGGCTGCAAGCATCCAGATAATCCTAATTTCCTTTATAAATTGAAGAATGATCCTCACCACAATTGGTCTCAGGTTCAAGTTGCATCAGCAAAGCGGCAACTAGAAGCAATTTTAACGGTTGATTTACCAGTAATGCTAAATAGTTTGGGACGGAGCTTAATCACTGTATGTGTCGTTCCTCGAGCAAAAACAGAAAATTCCTATCGGCCAGATCAACTTTTGTTTAGGGCCGCTGTCCAAAATGTTATTAAGAATTTGATCGGCTTCGAGGATGGAACAAATTTCATCCACAGGAATAAAAATACAAAAACGACTCATCTACGACTGCCTGTCAAAGGTATGACTAATGATGGTGCACTCCCTTATCCTGGGATTACACACGACACGTGTTCAATTTCCAATAGCGTTTTGGGGAAAGATATCCTCCTTATTGACGATATTTACACCAAAACGATAAATATTGATGAAGACGCGATTCAAGCGTTGCTAAATGCAGGTGCGCATTCAGTTACTTTCTATGCTATTGCCTATACGGTTAGCAAATATTAA
- a CDS encoding DNA-processing protein DprA, with the protein MTFTENALNILTLKSFKGVGRAWIIKNIKGNERVEVLVSLLNNCSKENHEITVSYFERKREQIKTTVLKLDGFADGLVALGDSEFPPHRGNVKFSEQPILLFYRGDLSLLKPDNKNIAVIGLLNPDGNIKGIEQEVVAKLVAKGATIVSGLALGCDTIAHEQAVRSNGKTIAILPGPLNNIMPASNKELANDIVRFAGLLISEYSNEAKSKMELGGRYQERDRLQALYSDSIILTASYTKNNLGNDSGSRHAMEYAKKYAIPRAVIYNATIDENNPQFELNRQLMEEQKDIYVIEPSNIISDIKKILDYNSRYTHQQYIQKRLF; encoded by the coding sequence ATGACTTTTACGGAAAATGCACTAAATATTTTAACGTTAAAATCCTTTAAAGGAGTAGGGCGTGCTTGGATCATAAAAAATATAAAGGGAAATGAAAGAGTAGAGGTACTAGTTTCATTATTGAATAACTGTTCTAAAGAAAATCACGAAATCACAGTGAGTTATTTTGAGCGTAAAAGAGAACAAATTAAAACAACCGTTCTTAAGCTTGACGGGTTTGCTGATGGACTCGTTGCACTCGGAGACTCGGAGTTCCCACCTCATAGAGGAAACGTAAAGTTTAGTGAACAACCAATTCTATTGTTCTACCGCGGGGATTTATCTCTTCTAAAGCCAGACAACAAAAATATAGCGGTTATCGGATTGTTAAATCCAGACGGTAATATTAAAGGAATAGAGCAGGAAGTAGTCGCAAAACTGGTAGCTAAAGGTGCAACTATTGTAAGCGGTTTAGCACTAGGATGCGATACAATAGCCCATGAACAAGCTGTTCGGTCGAATGGAAAGACAATCGCAATTCTACCTGGTCCATTAAACAACATCATGCCTGCATCAAATAAAGAACTGGCTAATGATATCGTAAGGTTTGCGGGCCTGTTGATATCAGAATATTCCAACGAAGCAAAATCAAAGATGGAGTTGGGAGGCAGATATCAGGAAAGAGATAGACTTCAAGCCCTTTATAGCGATAGTATTATTTTGACAGCAAGTTATACGAAGAACAATCTTGGTAACGATAGTGGCTCTAGACATGCCATGGAATACGCAAAGAAATATGCGATACCACGAGCTGTCATATACAACGCGACTATTGATGAGAACAATCCTCAGTTTGAGTTAAATAGACAATTGATGGAAGAACAAAAAGATATTTACGTTATTGAACCAAGTAACATCATCTCAGATATCAAAAAAATATTAGACTATAACTCTCGATATACACATCAACAATACATTCAAAAGAGATTGTTTTAG
- a CDS encoding TerB family tellurite resistance protein has translation MLKFLNKKKENSFHRHVNGFANGFSEEQKSAIIGSLFMMANADGSIHPREVDNVTMAAKLLEFNIDSKCFERVIGKGEREVIKILNTLDRSQKEWLIVSIHGMIFADGKIEDAEIAVALAIANSIGISEYEYEMIIKKTEFLMREFGM, from the coding sequence ATGTTGAAATTTCTAAACAAGAAAAAAGAAAATTCTTTCCACCGTCACGTCAATGGTTTCGCAAACGGTTTTTCTGAAGAGCAAAAGTCTGCTATAATTGGTAGCCTGTTTATGATGGCTAATGCCGATGGCAGTATTCATCCGAGGGAAGTCGATAATGTAACCATGGCTGCAAAACTACTCGAGTTCAACATTGATAGCAAATGTTTTGAAAGAGTAATAGGAAAAGGAGAGAGAGAAGTAATCAAAATATTGAACACGCTAGATAGAAGCCAAAAAGAATGGTTAATAGTATCAATACACGGTATGATCTTCGCAGATGGCAAGATTGAAGATGCCGAGATTGCTGTTGCATTAGCTATTGCAAATTCTATTGGAATTTCTGAATATGAATATGAAATGATCATCAAAAAAACTGAATTTCTTATGAGAGAATTTGGTATGTAA
- a CDS encoding CHAT domain-containing protein — MKYINAKQLILLLFGIYLYLNLATLLWAIISPVGFVSLIWYVTLLHTIVVSIFVVWDFIDSLFMANRIGRSFSLPISLILTILFASIVYVGPFLLFSWKMQDRYTLIKRSEKLFKKGEHSKSIDLAQRDYDKCLSISYNISPFFYFAYRFENSELNDYRKNNALYQATVNLALCLQAKGLELDRAAQLFNEAIELSHSKFNNEKEYLVFPLIGRFNIFMAQGKSNEVEKCYSKVSNIFSDLDENDIFYKTQALILYAKFLGNRGDIAKAMLIRKEALETYEKQPRSSSEHALLLMNFAKDLISINQLDEAESKLNACEELLDGKENQIIYYNFLTTKAILFESKGQEHAAKEILLKVYSSLRDIPGVSDLNLISASEQLARYYLKSREFNKASSIYNDLLKQSEKMEITPNEYTQIVFRAALADYQAGDKLNAERKAENILSLFDKFYFDEFLLLPANEKENLIAFWENKLEFMNFMLVNDPSPKSIERLYDNVLKTKSLALESNRSMLRYISDHPSLREKYNSLVKAKAEIDQFNFSPTTLHMRDFAKIDSIRGVESILINEIVSSQDFKEHKRAVKWTDIRNMLSQGQVAIEFINLPADLTSRDDRQYSALIIGAGFDSPKIIPLTSESEILKCLVPSNNEYPSAEERVDAAYSMNKERLCNLIWNPIRNYTNKCDTVYISLSGILHQISFAALTLDETNSIQILTSTRNIASKIDAKPNDITRKTAVIYGNIDYDSLSHPPDFVNNKTRYSRIIGDLNPLPGTKVEIDKVDSILNKNGYNTVCLERSDATEESFRTINKKAPKILHIATHGYYQSQEHLNWQYENSDDRFVDLAENPLFRSGLFFAGANRSASYSPEHDGFIDAYDISLLDLSGMDLLVLSACESGLGDIKGGEGVFGLQRAFKLAGVNDILVSLWQVPDKETAILMNLFYRYHFQEHLSKSLALKKAQRYLRDNINEKPFYWGAFQLIE; from the coding sequence ATGAAATACATTAATGCCAAGCAACTGATTTTACTTCTATTTGGCATTTACCTTTATTTGAATCTCGCCACATTACTCTGGGCAATTATTTCACCTGTTGGATTTGTTTCATTGATTTGGTATGTAACATTACTCCACACAATAGTTGTATCGATATTTGTGGTTTGGGATTTCATTGACAGCCTTTTCATGGCCAACAGAATCGGAAGAAGTTTTAGTCTCCCAATTAGCTTGATTCTGACTATTTTATTCGCAAGTATAGTTTATGTTGGCCCTTTTCTTCTGTTCTCCTGGAAAATGCAAGACAGGTATACCTTGATCAAACGATCTGAAAAGCTTTTTAAAAAAGGAGAACATTCGAAGTCTATTGATTTGGCACAAAGAGACTATGATAAATGTTTGTCGATAAGTTACAATATTAGTCCATTCTTTTATTTTGCATATCGCTTTGAAAATTCTGAATTAAATGACTATCGAAAAAATAACGCGCTCTATCAAGCAACCGTTAACCTCGCGCTATGTCTACAAGCGAAAGGTCTTGAATTAGATCGTGCCGCTCAACTTTTTAATGAAGCAATAGAACTGTCCCACTCGAAATTCAATAACGAAAAAGAGTATTTGGTTTTCCCATTAATTGGTCGTTTTAACATATTCATGGCACAAGGTAAATCCAATGAAGTTGAAAAATGCTATTCTAAAGTGTCAAATATTTTTAGCGATTTAGATGAAAATGATATTTTTTATAAAACTCAGGCACTTATTCTCTATGCTAAGTTTTTAGGTAATCGAGGCGACATCGCCAAAGCAATGCTGATTCGTAAAGAAGCTTTAGAAACCTATGAAAAACAACCCCGAAGCTCAAGTGAACATGCTTTACTATTGATGAATTTCGCGAAGGACCTAATCAGTATTAATCAGTTAGACGAAGCAGAGTCGAAACTGAACGCCTGTGAAGAATTGCTAGATGGAAAAGAGAATCAAATAATTTACTACAATTTCCTCACAACAAAAGCCATTCTTTTTGAATCAAAAGGGCAAGAACATGCAGCAAAGGAAATACTGCTTAAAGTATATAGTTCATTAAGGGATATTCCTGGTGTGTCAGATCTTAACTTGATATCAGCAAGCGAACAACTGGCAAGGTATTATTTAAAGAGTAGAGAATTTAACAAGGCTAGCAGTATTTACAATGATTTACTAAAGCAAAGTGAGAAGATGGAGATCACGCCTAACGAATATACTCAAATCGTTTTTCGTGCAGCTCTTGCAGATTACCAAGCTGGTGATAAATTGAATGCAGAAAGAAAAGCTGAAAATATCTTAAGTCTATTTGATAAATTCTATTTCGACGAGTTTCTATTACTTCCGGCAAATGAAAAAGAAAACCTGATTGCTTTTTGGGAGAATAAACTTGAGTTTATGAATTTTATGCTTGTTAATGACCCTTCTCCAAAATCCATTGAGAGGTTATACGATAATGTATTAAAAACTAAATCATTAGCGCTTGAGTCCAATAGATCAATGCTTAGATATATTTCGGACCACCCTAGCCTAAGAGAAAAATACAATTCATTAGTAAAAGCGAAGGCTGAAATTGATCAATTCAATTTTTCTCCGACAACCTTACATATGCGAGACTTTGCCAAAATAGACTCCATTCGAGGTGTTGAATCAATTCTTATAAATGAGATTGTAAGTTCTCAAGATTTCAAAGAGCATAAAAGAGCTGTAAAGTGGACTGACATAAGAAATATGCTTTCGCAAGGCCAAGTTGCAATCGAATTTATCAATCTACCAGCAGATCTCACGTCGAGGGATGACCGACAGTATTCAGCGCTCATAATAGGCGCTGGATTTGACAGTCCGAAGATAATCCCACTCACTTCTGAATCCGAGATATTAAAATGTCTAGTACCTTCAAATAATGAATATCCTTCAGCCGAAGAAAGAGTCGATGCGGCATATTCTATGAATAAAGAAAGATTATGCAATCTTATATGGAATCCGATCCGTAATTATACCAACAAATGCGACACCGTTTATATCTCGTTGAGTGGTATATTACATCAAATATCTTTTGCTGCACTTACCCTAGATGAAACAAATTCTATTCAGATTTTAACCAGTACTAGAAACATTGCCAGTAAAATAGATGCAAAGCCAAATGACATAACTAGGAAAACGGCTGTTATCTATGGTAATATAGATTACGATTCACTATCACACCCTCCAGATTTCGTAAACAATAAAACTAGATATAGTAGAATAATTGGTGATTTAAATCCGCTACCCGGAACAAAAGTGGAAATAGACAAGGTTGATTCAATTTTGAATAAGAACGGTTATAATACTGTTTGTTTGGAGCGTTCCGATGCAACAGAAGAGTCTTTTAGAACAATCAATAAAAAAGCGCCTAAGATCCTACATATCGCTACTCACGGATATTATCAATCTCAGGAACATCTAAATTGGCAGTATGAAAATTCAGACGATAGGTTTGTTGATCTTGCGGAGAATCCTCTATTTCGATCTGGACTTTTCTTTGCTGGTGCGAATAGAAGTGCCTCATATTCACCGGAACATGATGGTTTTATAGATGCATATGATATTTCATTGCTTGATTTAAGTGGCATGGATTTATTGGTCCTATCGGCCTGTGAATCCGGACTTGGAGACATCAAAGGCGGAGAAGGAGTTTTTGGACTACAACGTGCTTTTAAACTTGCTGGTGTTAACGATATATTAGTTAGCCTTTGGCAAGTACCAGATAAAGAAACTGCTATTTTAATGAATCTATTCTATAGATATCATTTTCAGGAACATCTGTCGAAAAGTTTAGCATTAAAAAAGGCACAACGCTACCTGAGAGATAATATTAACGAGAAGCCTTTTTATTGGGGTGCTTTTCAGCTAATTGAATAG
- a CDS encoding tetratricopeptide repeat protein: protein MTFKHKLPFAKAIQDNKTNFFKTNIDMHCAHIKKNDIWRCKNTYKDSLGMILKSEVDSIVVVVMGPERLNDDDFIRVQPISFQVNHRTSEDIFIDDLSVLGNPFIIETWNEQPILTSLLDEKLGEINTEKSSSTLKEPDIYSTEQVEFRKSEIKKTAFLRQSVLSAFAKYDQKTNDRSKVIKLTKFLSYAAVVSGIALIIWQPQKLQPDAYFEKYKIANNYQLNMTYGEALRGSNVIIEPFNPFESEIIETAIARYKSGDYKAANSLFSKVPNLARNESVFLYSAISQIFVSDYSSGIEKLELLKKKNNPDLIKDVLYYLVISYAANGKESLARETLKELEKMDPELHRRDPDMLKDLRWF, encoded by the coding sequence ATGACTTTCAAACACAAATTGCCTTTTGCAAAGGCCATACAAGATAATAAAACAAATTTCTTTAAGACTAATATAGATATGCACTGTGCCCACATAAAAAAGAATGATATCTGGAGGTGTAAAAACACATACAAAGATTCGCTTGGAATGATCTTGAAAAGTGAAGTTGACTCAATTGTTGTAGTCGTTATGGGGCCGGAAAGATTAAATGATGACGATTTTATTCGTGTTCAACCAATCTCATTTCAAGTTAATCATAGAACCTCAGAGGACATTTTTATTGACGACCTATCAGTTTTGGGAAATCCTTTTATCATTGAAACGTGGAATGAACAACCAATACTAACAAGCTTACTTGATGAGAAACTAGGTGAAATCAACACAGAAAAGTCATCTTCTACGTTAAAAGAACCTGATATTTACTCGACAGAGCAAGTTGAATTTAGAAAGAGCGAAATCAAAAAAACTGCATTTCTACGTCAATCTGTATTGTCAGCTTTCGCAAAATACGATCAAAAAACAAATGATCGTTCAAAAGTCATCAAACTCACTAAGTTTTTGTCATATGCAGCAGTAGTAAGCGGAATAGCTCTTATCATCTGGCAGCCCCAAAAGTTGCAGCCTGATGCATATTTCGAAAAATATAAGATTGCGAATAACTATCAACTTAATATGACTTACGGAGAAGCATTGAGAGGAAGCAATGTGATAATTGAACCTTTTAATCCTTTTGAAAGTGAAATTATTGAAACTGCGATAGCTCGGTATAAAAGTGGCGATTACAAGGCTGCAAACAGCCTTTTTAGTAAAGTGCCGAATTTGGCTCGAAATGAGAGCGTATTTCTTTACTCTGCTATTAGTCAAATATTTGTTTCCGACTATTCATCTGGTATAGAAAAGCTTGAATTGTTGAAGAAAAAAAACAATCCCGATTTAATAAAAGATGTTCTTTACTACCTGGTGATTTCATATGCAGCAAATGGAAAAGAAAGCTTAGCCAGGGAAACGCTTAAAGAATTAGAGAAGATGGATCCTGAACTACATAGGCGAGACCCTGATATGCTTAAGGATTTGAGATGGTTCTAA
- a CDS encoding type I restriction endonuclease subunit R, whose protein sequence is MATGTKEIDFEAHIENYLVNAVKEYQPLSPAEYNKELCVIPGEIIAFIKETQPEKYKALEEQYGTNVDNQIVSNVARNLSMHKTLHALHHKIKDRGQALDLVYFQPANNKTPEHEEWYKKNRLAIVRQLQYSNRNTNEIDIVLFINGIPVVTMELKNALTGQNHHNAIKQYMKDRNPKGEAFLEFQRCLVHFAVGTEKVFMTTQLKGESTFFLPFNQGLENKNENGFATAYLWEDVLRKDSLLDLIQNFISLQTDKETYFDDKTGSLKEKSSTKLLFPRFHQRRIVNRMLDAVRLEGIGGRYLGQHSAGSGKSNSITWLAYRLSGFYQNYTDDKALFDSTIVVTDRRVLDKQIQENIRQLDDTPGVVAYIDERKTSQDLKQAILDGKRIIVTTLQKFPVISETIAKLPNRNYAVIIDEAHSSQSGDAAGHMRKALSLEVAEKIESEEKSLSDIIEEEIRSKGVQKNISFFAFTATPKPKTIELFGTVKEDGTKEPFDIYSMEQAIKEGFILDVLKNYTSFKRYYKIVKRSEIPDKEYEKKKTVRLLGSYVDLQDHAIEKKARIMIEHFVSQTQNEIQGKARAMLVTRSRLHAVRFKRKFDDIMREMKLPYGALVAFSGTVRDDETGMDYTEANMNNLQGKISIPEALKLPKYRILIVANKYQTGFDEPLLHTMFVDKQLGGTSTVQTLSRLNRTTRGKDSTMVLDFVNDPELVQEDFQQFYGKNYMEEEHQTDPNALYDVQNKIDGYNLLYQNEIDVFANIFFRKGDNYEKLQPILNEVCRRYEEQLDEDQQNGFKGDAKSFVKLYRFLRGIITFTDIELEKYYVFLTALIKKLPYIKSSLPLDVLGEVELHSYKIQHKYTTDLELTSADGSMEGMKPGNGGKSPVEELDFLTNIIKVLNETFGLDLTEEDRVDFERMKENIYSNEELMSFFNQHNSKDNIQEKFNEEIDSELLNFINTKLEFYNKLSEDRANTMFKRLWFNELYDRKVRGVRL, encoded by the coding sequence ATGGCAACCGGAACAAAAGAAATAGACTTTGAAGCACATATCGAGAATTACCTGGTAAACGCAGTAAAGGAATATCAGCCCCTCTCTCCTGCTGAATACAACAAGGAATTGTGCGTTATTCCCGGTGAAATTATTGCTTTCATTAAGGAAACCCAGCCCGAAAAATACAAAGCACTCGAAGAACAGTACGGCACAAACGTCGATAACCAGATTGTGAGTAATGTCGCCCGTAATTTGAGCATGCATAAAACCTTGCATGCGCTGCACCACAAAATCAAAGACCGTGGGCAGGCGCTGGATTTAGTCTATTTTCAACCGGCCAACAACAAAACGCCCGAACACGAGGAGTGGTACAAAAAGAACCGGCTGGCTATCGTCCGTCAATTACAATACTCCAACAGAAATACCAACGAAATTGATATAGTGCTTTTCATCAATGGTATTCCTGTCGTTACCATGGAGCTGAAGAATGCTTTAACGGGGCAAAACCATCACAATGCCATCAAACAATACATGAAAGACCGGAATCCTAAGGGAGAAGCATTCCTGGAGTTTCAGCGTTGCTTGGTACATTTTGCAGTGGGCACCGAAAAGGTATTCATGACAACACAGTTAAAAGGTGAATCGACTTTCTTCCTTCCCTTTAACCAGGGCTTGGAAAACAAAAACGAAAATGGTTTTGCCACCGCCTATTTATGGGAAGATGTATTACGAAAAGATTCCCTGTTGGATTTGATTCAGAACTTTATCAGTCTGCAAACCGATAAGGAAACATACTTTGACGATAAAACGGGCTCTTTAAAAGAAAAATCTTCTACCAAGTTACTGTTTCCACGTTTCCACCAGAGGCGCATTGTTAACCGCATGCTGGATGCTGTTCGTTTGGAGGGGATCGGTGGCCGCTATCTGGGGCAACATTCTGCAGGTTCAGGGAAATCAAACAGTATTACATGGCTGGCTTATCGGTTGTCTGGCTTTTATCAAAACTATACCGACGATAAAGCGCTATTCGACTCCACAATTGTTGTAACCGACCGCCGGGTATTGGACAAACAAATTCAGGAAAACATCCGTCAGTTGGACGATACTCCCGGAGTCGTTGCATATATAGATGAACGTAAAACGAGTCAGGACCTCAAACAGGCTATTCTCGATGGGAAACGTATTATCGTAACAACACTTCAGAAATTTCCGGTAATTTCCGAGACAATAGCCAAACTACCGAATCGAAATTACGCCGTAATTATCGATGAGGCACACAGTTCACAATCAGGTGATGCAGCCGGACACATGCGAAAAGCGCTGTCGCTTGAAGTGGCCGAAAAGATTGAAAGCGAAGAAAAATCACTTTCTGATATTATTGAAGAAGAAATTAGAAGCAAAGGAGTTCAAAAAAACATTTCCTTTTTTGCCTTCACAGCTACACCCAAACCAAAAACCATTGAGCTATTTGGAACGGTGAAAGAAGATGGAACGAAAGAACCTTTCGACATCTACTCGATGGAACAAGCCATTAAGGAAGGCTTTATCCTCGATGTTCTAAAAAACTACACTTCATTTAAACGTTACTACAAAATTGTAAAGCGTAGCGAAATACCGGACAAGGAATACGAGAAGAAAAAAACAGTCCGTTTACTGGGTTCCTATGTCGATTTGCAAGACCATGCTATCGAAAAAAAAGCCCGGATTATGATTGAGCATTTTGTTTCTCAAACACAAAACGAAATTCAGGGAAAAGCAAGGGCAATGCTGGTCACACGCTCCCGCCTCCACGCAGTTCGGTTTAAGCGCAAATTCGACGACATCATGCGTGAAATGAAATTGCCCTATGGTGCTCTCGTAGCGTTCTCTGGTACTGTTCGCGACGATGAAACAGGCATGGATTATACCGAGGCTAACATGAATAACCTTCAGGGAAAAATAAGCATCCCTGAAGCGCTTAAACTACCCAAATACCGCATTCTGATTGTAGCGAACAAATACCAGACAGGCTTCGATGAGCCACTATTGCACACAATGTTTGTAGATAAACAATTGGGCGGGACAAGTACAGTTCAAACCCTAAGCCGTTTAAACAGGACTACACGGGGGAAAGACTCAACCATGGTGCTCGATTTTGTGAATGACCCCGAACTGGTGCAGGAAGATTTCCAGCAGTTCTATGGAAAAAACTACATGGAAGAAGAACATCAAACCGATCCCAACGCGCTTTATGATGTCCAAAATAAAATAGACGGATATAATTTACTGTATCAAAATGAGATAGATGTCTTTGCAAATATCTTCTTCCGAAAAGGCGATAATTATGAGAAACTTCAGCCCATTCTTAATGAAGTATGCCGGAGGTATGAAGAGCAATTAGACGAAGACCAACAAAACGGATTCAAAGGCGATGCTAAGTCTTTCGTCAAGCTATACCGTTTTTTACGAGGCATCATAACCTTTACAGATATTGAACTGGAAAAGTATTACGTGTTCCTGACGGCTTTAATAAAGAAACTTCCTTACATCAAATCGAGCTTGCCATTGGACGTTTTGGGCGAAGTGGAGCTTCACAGCTATAAAATCCAGCATAAATACACCACTGACCTTGAACTAACATCAGCCGACGGAAGCATGGAGGGAATGAAACCAGGCAACGGAGGTAAGTCCCCTGTCGAAGAACTGGATTTTCTGACAAACATTATAAAGGTTTTGAACGAAACTTTTGGACTCGACCTCACAGAGGAAGACCGGGTGGATTTCGAGCGGATGAAAGAAAATATCTATTCAAACGAAGAGTTAATGAGTTTCTTTAATCAACATAACTCGAAGGACAATATTCAGGAAAAATTCAATGAAGAAATCGACAGTGAGCTGCTGAATTTCATCAATACCAAACTTGAATTTTACAACAAACTTTCTGAGGACAGAGCAAACACCATGTTTAAACGACTTTGGTTTAATGAATTGTATGATAGAAAAGTGAGAGGTGTAAGGCTTTAA